From Zhongshania aliphaticivorans, one genomic window encodes:
- a CDS encoding PstS family phosphate ABC transporter substrate-binding protein, which produces MKIKYLVASAVVAASAVGAVADTRVDSALPDYVTVSGVSGNLSSVGSDTLANLMTLWGEDFKRNYPNINIQIQAAGSSTAPPALTEGTSNIGPMSRKMKDKELESFETKFGYKPTAVPVAIDALAVFVHKDNPIAGMTMAQVDAVFSSTHKCGHSANVNTWGGLGMTGGWKSRDIQMFGRNSVSGTYGYFKEEALCKGDFKNGVNEQPGSASVVQSVSTSINGIGYSGIGYKTSSVRAVPLAKDEKSSFVDANAENATKGSYPLSRFLYVYVNKAPNKPLAPLEREFIKLVLSKQGQEVVVKDGYIPLPASVVAKIKAKLEL; this is translated from the coding sequence GTGAAGATTAAATATTTAGTAGCAAGTGCAGTTGTGGCCGCGTCTGCAGTGGGCGCAGTTGCTGATACCCGCGTGGACAGCGCTTTGCCAGACTACGTCACCGTGTCTGGTGTGTCAGGTAATTTGTCCAGCGTCGGCTCAGATACCCTAGCCAATTTAATGACCTTGTGGGGCGAAGACTTCAAACGTAACTACCCCAATATTAATATCCAAATCCAAGCCGCAGGTTCATCTACGGCGCCACCGGCTTTAACTGAAGGCACCTCGAATATCGGCCCCATGAGCCGTAAAATGAAGGACAAAGAACTTGAGTCCTTTGAAACCAAGTTTGGCTATAAGCCCACCGCAGTTCCTGTCGCAATCGACGCCTTAGCTGTTTTTGTTCACAAGGATAACCCGATTGCTGGCATGACCATGGCGCAGGTCGATGCGGTATTCTCCAGTACCCACAAGTGCGGTCATAGCGCGAATGTGAACACCTGGGGTGGACTAGGCATGACTGGCGGCTGGAAATCGCGCGATATCCAAATGTTTGGCCGTAACTCTGTGTCGGGTACCTACGGGTACTTTAAAGAAGAAGCGCTGTGTAAAGGTGATTTTAAAAATGGCGTGAACGAGCAGCCTGGCTCTGCGTCGGTTGTGCAGTCGGTTTCGACGTCTATTAACGGTATTGGTTATTCTGGGATTGGTTACAAAACCTCCAGTGTTCGCGCCGTACCGCTGGCCAAAGATGAAAAGAGCAGTTTTGTAGACGCTAACGCTGAAAATGCGACTAAAGGCAGCTATCCCTTGTCTCGTTTCCTCTACGTTTACGTGAATAAGGCGCCGAACAAGCCGCTAGCGCCGCTGGAGCGTGAGTTCATAAAGTTGGTTTTGTCTAAGCAAGGTCAGGAAGTAGTGGTTAAGGACGGTTATATCCCATTACCCGCCAGCGTTGTAGCGAAAATTAAAGCCAAGCTCGAGCTATAA
- the phoR gene encoding phosphate regulon sensor histidine kinase PhoR: MRYYSWKAELLRVGIPLLVVAAGCALFDLGLLPLLAAALLACAWLLRHLQRLSDWLYSGAKSDPPEAAGMWGQVFDVIYDMQRESSQDSDRLQAMIDYLHASFASMSDAVVMLDPYGNIEWCNASAHDLLGLREEGDKGRQLVNLLRSPAFLRYFEAERYQAPLEMVSPVNGLINLSISVSFFGKRNRLLFARDVTRTHRLEQMRKDFVANVSHELRTPLTVINGYLETFSEHGGANPRWDRAVDQMLQQSRRMNLLIHDLMMLSRLESVPKLADESVIQLRPLMEMIREESGTAAKSARRIEIECDDNIAINGNPNELRSAFSNLAVNAARYTKENDRIILRWYQDDYHAYFEVEDTGIGIEPQYIPRLTERFYRVDQSRSLDTGGTGLGLAIVKHVLIRHRAELRIRSVPGKGSVFTCVFPKSVAVPVKAKQLN; the protein is encoded by the coding sequence ATGCGGTATTACAGTTGGAAGGCAGAATTATTGCGGGTCGGCATACCACTCCTAGTGGTTGCGGCAGGCTGCGCGTTATTCGATCTTGGGCTATTGCCGCTATTGGCGGCGGCGTTGTTGGCATGCGCGTGGCTGTTGCGGCATTTACAGCGGTTGTCTGACTGGCTGTATAGCGGCGCGAAGTCAGATCCACCAGAGGCTGCAGGGATGTGGGGTCAAGTTTTTGATGTAATCTACGATATGCAGCGGGAATCGTCGCAGGACAGTGACCGCTTGCAGGCAATGATTGATTATTTGCACGCTTCGTTTGCCTCGATGTCGGACGCGGTAGTCATGCTTGATCCCTACGGCAATATCGAGTGGTGTAATGCCTCTGCCCACGATTTATTGGGTTTAAGAGAAGAGGGTGATAAAGGCCGTCAGCTGGTTAATTTGCTGCGCAGTCCGGCGTTTCTCCGCTATTTCGAGGCTGAGCGCTATCAAGCCCCGCTGGAAATGGTGTCGCCAGTCAATGGCCTCATTAATTTGAGTATTAGCGTCAGCTTCTTTGGTAAGCGCAATCGTCTTTTGTTTGCCCGCGATGTCACCCGAACCCACCGCTTAGAACAAATGCGCAAGGATTTCGTTGCTAATGTCTCCCATGAGTTGCGCACGCCACTCACGGTTATTAACGGGTACCTAGAGACGTTTTCTGAGCATGGCGGTGCAAATCCCCGCTGGGACAGAGCTGTGGATCAAATGCTGCAGCAATCTCGGCGCATGAATCTATTGATTCATGACCTGATGATGCTGTCGCGTTTGGAGTCGGTACCGAAATTGGCCGACGAGAGTGTCATTCAGCTGCGTCCCTTGATGGAAATGATTCGCGAAGAGAGCGGCACGGCGGCCAAGAGTGCCCGGCGTATTGAAATTGAATGTGACGATAATATTGCAATTAATGGCAATCCAAATGAATTGCGCAGTGCATTTTCAAATTTAGCGGTCAATGCGGCGCGCTACACTAAGGAGAATGATCGAATCATCCTGCGCTGGTATCAGGATGATTACCACGCCTATTTTGAAGTGGAAGACACCGGTATCGGCATCGAGCCCCAATACATTCCTCGATTAACCGAACGATTTTACCGCGTCGATCAGAGCCGATCCCTTGATACAGGGGGCACTGGCCTTGGTTTGGCAATAGTTAAGCATGTGCTGATTCGTCACCGAGCTGAATTGCGAATTCGCAGTGTGCCCGGTAAAGGCAGTGTCTTTACCTGTGTTTTTCCTAAGTCGGTGGCGGTGCCTGTTAAGGCGAAGCAGCTAAACTGA
- the phoB gene encoding phosphate regulon transcriptional regulator PhoB, translated as MTSATILIVDDETAIREMIRVGLELAGYECLEASNAQDAHGIIVDQRPDLVLLDWMMPVTSGLELLRRLRRDELTRDLLVIMLTAKDDEDNRVQGLDVGADDYITKPFSSRELMARIKAIMRRSTNRDEEESIEVAGLKLDPSSHRVFVDATPLDMGPTEFKLLKFFMTHQERAYSRGQLLDQVWGTNVYVEERTVDVHIRRLRKALQTELRDCGLLIQTVRGTGYRFSTTGVCA; from the coding sequence ATGACGTCAGCCACCATATTGATTGTCGACGATGAAACCGCAATCCGTGAAATGATACGGGTGGGTCTTGAATTGGCGGGTTATGAATGTCTGGAGGCAAGCAATGCCCAGGATGCCCACGGTATAATTGTTGATCAGCGCCCTGATCTTGTGCTGCTGGACTGGATGATGCCGGTCACTAGTGGTTTGGAATTGTTGCGGCGCCTACGCCGGGATGAACTGACCAGGGATTTGCTGGTGATTATGTTGACCGCCAAAGATGATGAAGACAATCGGGTGCAAGGTCTTGATGTCGGTGCCGATGACTATATCACCAAGCCTTTTTCGTCTCGTGAGCTGATGGCGCGCATTAAAGCCATTATGCGTCGATCGACAAATCGTGACGAGGAAGAAAGTATCGAAGTCGCGGGGCTGAAATTAGACCCCAGTAGCCACCGAGTATTTGTTGATGCAACTCCATTAGATATGGGGCCCACCGAATTTAAATTATTAAAATTCTTTATGACTCATCAGGAGCGAGCGTATAGTCGCGGCCAGCTTCTTGATCAGGTATGGGGCACCAATGTTTACGTTGAAGAGCGTACGGTCGATGTCCATATTCGTCGCCTTCGCAAAGCATTGCAAACTGAGCTAAGAGACTGCGGCCTTTTAATTCAAACAGTTCGTGGAACCGGTTACCGGTTTTCGACAACAGGTGTCTGCGCATAG